AGATGCAGGGCTTGGTTTCACTTGCTAAGTAATTCAAGAGGAACAGATGCATTAATCTCAATTGGCTCATTGTCACAAGTTGACCCAACACTTGATGATAATGCTGACTCGATTTGATTATTTAATGTGTAGGAtgatgagaaagagaaagagaaatagtAGAAGATTCTGGGAGTGGCTGCAACACAGCTTGTCCTTTGCGGTCTGCATCAGGGAGATCTTAGTGTGGCAACTGAAATCCAAAACCTTTGTGTAATATCCACAGTTATGTCCTCCaaccttttctcttctctatctAGTCACTCTAGTCTCTCGTTtactttctcatttttgttggGAGATAAGATGAGGGAGGGTGGTCAGTTGTAGAAAGTGTAGACGTTTGCAGTCAAGTGAAATGTATTTGTGACTCCATTCTTTGTAGGATCAACTGTTAGAAAAATAATGACACTTGACAATGGCTCACTACCCTGTCTCGTAGTTTTTGTAATCCGTGCTTCCATAACAGAACATGAACCTTGCTACTTGACTTTCTTCGTTCTCAGTATGATTTTAAACTTTGTAAACTTTCTCGAGCATTGGTGAAACTTGATCATCCGCGAAGAAAAAAGTGTCTAGTTTTGTGGAaacattttgttttatttgagtAATACGGTTTAGAGTACTTTGAAGTGACTTTacttttgacttcttttttggCAACGttcaaaataattctttttgtcAAATCGACCACCTATGATTTGTTAAAATCATACAAACATTTGCATGTAATTGAGAAATCTTTTATAGGTATTTCCTCGTCATCGGAAAAGTAAATGTAGTCTTTTAAATAATGACATAGGTGTTAATTGCCTGCGTTTGACACAGCTATGCGAATGGATTTTGGGCAAGACCTTTTTGCTAAAGCTGAGTTGTTTGGCAAGTAAATTTCGAAGGTTTTGAGCCAAGCTAAAAACCTGACATCAGTTAGGACTTGTATTGGGTTAAAAGCCTCTAACATTTGCTCAAGAGGCTTTAGGCTATCTTGGTTCAGTTTTTGGGAAAACCTCAAAAAGGAAATGCAAAGAACTGAAGGATAAAGATTTTTTCGAAATCAAATAGTATTTGATAAAATATAATTCAAAATTGTATTGCgaagaaattttgattaaacgttgtttggaaaaaattacATTTGGAAAGGACGACGAGGGCTCAAGTCATTGAAGAGCCAAATTTGGCACCAGTGACCCTTGCCTCGCATCGGCAAGGGCTGCCTCGTGCAACCCAGGTAATTGTAGTATGAAGTCATGCGAGCTCAAGGTAAAAGGGTAAAAGTGAAATTTCGAAAGTTTAGCGAGAGGAAAGttagtaggaaaaaaaattgaattagcatcTTGAAAATGCTTGATGCTCAGGAGGACTTGCATTGGGTTAAATGTTTTTGAGAACCTTAGTAATGCATCTCCGAAGGACTCTCCCCCACCATTTAACaatgtttcttgttttttaaataacatATTATCGCAAAAGTAATATACCCTGTTTTGATAAACACAAACATGCCTTCATTGCCTTAAGTGAACTTCTTAAAGTGATAGAGTGATGCTTCTAAACTAATTCTATGTTGAATACTTAAAAAGTGTCTCATTATGTACTGATATTAACATCGAGAATCATACATGGTTTatacattaaaatttcaaaaggatGAAAGTGCGTGTATgcaattcttttttcaaatttctatatAATATAGTATGGAATAGGCATTTCTCAAATTTTTCGATATGGACTGTGATAGAGATGAAATCTCAGCTTGAACTATATTGTCACGTTGTGTAATCGTTGGATCTCTATTCTTTTCTCCAACCACGGATAAAGCCTGTAATCGCTTGATAGTCAGTTTTTTCAAACTAAACCGTTAGTTTATGTTGACCCTAGTACACTCAAATTTAACTTGACGAGTTATTACAAGCATTAAAACAAAACTTGGATCATCTACACACAGATATATATAGAGGTATAATTCAAGTCAACCCACAAACAAAACCGATCACGAAAGTTCGTGCTAAAAAGTCGCCGAATAGAGTTGCCGAATAGAAATAATACAACTCTCTCATCTAGTGTGAGCTTTCTCTCCACCCCTTTAGCGATAGCTTGCCCTTTTCCTAAAACCCTAATTTCCCAAACCCTATATCTTCACCTCCATGGCAGAATCGGTGCCTCCTCCATCGGATTAGCAGCTTCACaccccttttcttctttgcaaTCCATCTTAAATGGAAGAATCACCGCAACTTCTCCAGTGTCATCTCTCGCGGCATGGCTGGCTGCAATGGACTCTCCTCACGATCGATTGAACCTGAAGCCTGATCTAGTCATCAAAGGGAGTTTTCTGTACCACCGATCCTAGCACAACTCTTCTACAGATGGCTATCTCCTATGCAGAACCCATCACCTAGCAAAACCCATTTATAGATAGCTATCCCATTCCCAAATCCATCAACCACTGAACCCAGATTTCGTAGAATATAGGCACTCACCCATCCAAGAGCTCCCTTCACTCCATTACCCAAAACCTTCTTACCTTCAACCAACCCGGTGTGGATGATAACCAACTCAGATTGGCAGCTCTGTGTAGGAGAATGGGAGATCTATGGTCTGAAGAGGACAGTACCAAACTAGGCACTGAGATTtctaaggaagaaaaaagtgaaagtgATCTAACTCTCTATGGAAAGCCATATTCAAAGCCAAACGTCAATTTCCAAGCTTTTTTTAGTACAATGAGGAAAGCATGGAGGACATATTCAGTCAAATGTGAGTTAATAGAACCtggtttcttttcctttttatttagttCGATTgaggagaaaagaagagcatTAGATTCTCGGCCATAGTCTTTTGCGAGTAACCTACTAGTCTTATAAGAAGGAGATCCAAACATACTTGAACATTATTATGAATTCAGACATTATGCATTTTTGGTGCACATTTTGGGCCTTCCCTAGGCTAGAGTAACTGAAGATTCGGCATGCTAATCTCCTCTAAATTGGGGAAAGTTGAGGAGGTAAAACTTGAGGCGAGGAACAATAGCTCGCACAAAGGCAAATGTGCGGCTGAACTTGTCTTTTCCCCTTAAATAGGAACGGTTATCAATAGTGGTTATATTTCAAATACGAAAGGCTCCCACTATGCAAACTTCTATTAAAAAATACCTTATGAAGAGACCGGTCTAGCTCAGGACAATCCAAGTTGATACGGCTCGTGACTAAAGGCGTAAGTTAGAGAATTTAGTCCATTTTGGAAGGCTTTCTATGGGAAAATCAAACTTTATGTAGCGAATAAAGATATTGCACTGGAAACCCCCATAATTGCTATGAAGAGTCCCTGAGAATAGAAAATGTAGGACAAAATGAAATGGCTATAGCTATTGCAAATCCCACAGAAAATGAGTTTATGGAAGACATGAGAAGGGTAGAATATGTATCTATGAGTAGTGGTAAAAGAGCATAACATATTCCAATATTACTACCTTAGTCAACTGGTGATGATATGCATACAGGGAAATCCAAGAGCGAGAAAGCAGTTTACAAAAACTCCAATggcaaagggggaaaaaaacgTGTCAATCCGTACAAGGAAAAGACCTCACTAATCCTCTTAGCGGTTGAGGAACAACTTCTTGATGCCCCAATTCAATCATGGGAAGGAGTCCAAACACGAGCTTTGGTGGCGAGCCCTAATAAGTTACCTAAGAATAAATAAAGAGTTTGAGTTAGAGCTGTCAGAAGTTGGGCATACCTTTAAAAGTTTAATACCTTAGAACCTTAGTGGCTCATGAAAGGCtcaatttggtttttctcaTGAAAACCAAGAATAAAGCAAATGTGATTGAAAGAGTGAGGAAATGCCTCCAGCTtgattattatgaatttttcgaTGATCATGATTGAGGCGGATTGATGCCTAATGAATAATTTACGCATTTATCATATAAAGATTCACAAGTATCGGTTACTTAAAGGTTTCACGAATGCACTTTTATATCTATTGTTAATTTTGGATGCCCTAAAGGTCGGGGTTCAAAGATAACAATAATAATCTTAATTTGCATATTAGGGCTTTTAATTCAATAACATTAGGTCcacataaattgcattttaactGGATTAGGACTAATGGGCTGGTGCTGAACGGGAAGCCCTAATCTTAATCGGATTTACAGGATCAAGCCCATTTAACCAAATCTTCGGCCAATCCATCGATTTGCTTGACCGAAAATCACGCATGCAATATATAGTATGTGATCTTCTGGACTTGGAAGGTAAGTGATCTAGAGTGCAAATAATCTCTCAGCAAAACAGGAAATTGGAGAGAGACTCGGTTAAGGGAAAGAAACAACGATCCCTCTATATATAATTCACTCCTTCATCGTGGCAAAATCTCAAGATATAGCTTCTCGGTCGTCTTCAAAAGAGAAACGCAAAGTCCCTTTTCAGAGGTGAATTCAATCGATCTGTCATCATGTCGCTTGCTGCGCAGCTCCAAGAGGCTTTTCAAGCTTTTCAAGCGGCGGATCGGAAGTATTATTTTGCCCAGAAGAAACGGAACCCTGGGTGAGTATTTTACGATTCTTTTAGTGGAAGGAGTATTGTTCTTTACGTTCTTTTCCCTCCTCAGCCCACGTGAAGTCGCGGACGCCATGGAGGCGCGCGCTGCTGCTAGGGCCGCCCTGGACGAGGTCGTCGCAGTCCTCCGACAGGAGGAGGTGCTGATTCTCGCTACCCTGGAGCAGGCGAGGACGTTCACGCAATTCTTGGCGCAATTTCCTGACTACGGCAATCTCAGACGCGTGCGTATCCCCGGTGGCGTCGACGAGAGAACCGCCGAACGGATGTGCAGCATTATGAGGACGGCTGGATTCAGGCCGCCCATCCAGACCTTCAAGTTACCGGACTAGTCTCTCGTTTTGTATAATGCAGCGTGTTAACTCTGTTAGGTATGTTATTTAGGAGTGTCAACAGTTCTATTCggttttcatgaaattcgaataGTTTGTCGTTTGTGGTTTGCTTGCTTCAATGTTATTTAGGAGTGTTAATGGTTccattcgaatttttttttcacaaaatcctAATAGGGTGTAGTTTGAAATTTGCTTGCTTTAAcaccaagttcattattttgaccaaaaagtaAACTTGTATTTCTCCTTTTAGTTTTCATTACTTGGATATGGCATCACAGCACATTAACTATGAACCCTAATTActttctcaaaaatagagatGCCAAAACATGAGGTAAGTTCCTCGGATGATTTTAATAAATGTGTCATGTTtcaatcaaacaaaaatcactTATAAGGTATTTATGaaacataaaaaggaaagaaaactgTTTTCCCAACAACGaaacccccccaaaaaagggGTGAAAGtgaagaggcagggcaaaagatAATATGGTGTCCAACTATTGAACGCCATATTGTGACGGCAAATAGTTTGGGATCTTATAAATTGAAAAGCCACCACAATAGAATCCACAACCTAGGAGAATCCCCAATAACAAATAATCCATCAATATCCTACTAGATCCCTAAATCGTTGTGGAACGAGATATGGAAGGTTCATACGTACCCCAAAATCCAGTTTCTACTATGAAGCATATGTAGCAACACACTTCCTATTAAGGAAAATCTTCACAAGAGGAGAATGTTACCTAATCCAATATGCCTGCTATGTGCTAAAGCACTAGAAACTACGAAGCATCTGTTCATCCTATGCGACTGGACAAAGGACATTTGGTCAAATTCTTATTTACAAGCAGACGCTTCTCCATCAAATATAACTTGCATCAACAAGTGGGTCTATGAAAATCTCACCTCCAGATCTATTCCATACTTGAAATCCCTGTTTGCCGGAGTCTTGTGGCAGATCTGGAAAGCTCGAAACGCCATGGTATTCCGAGCTCGAAAGCCTGACCCGAGAGCAACTCGCGAAGATGCCACCACCACGACCTTGCTATTTGCGAGATGGGACCTGCAAATGAAGAACAGAGAGAGTGGATCAGCAACAGCAGCGAGGAAATAGAGTCCACCTCCAAAAAACGAGATGAAAATGAACGTAGATAGTTCGTGGTGCAGCGCAACAATGACTGGATCGGTTGCTGGGTTATGTAGAAACAATGACGGAGTCCTCGTGGACGGCTTCACCAAACAGATCCACGCTTCTTTTGTTTGGTGGCTGAAAGCCTGGCCGTGCGAGAAGCACTGCtgtggttgaagaagaagagggataCACGAATTGATCTGAAACTATAGTGTGGAACTAATATGTGAgtgcacttatcatcaaacaACTTATTGGTGACCAAGTGCATATTAGGCCAAGCAGATCCTCTATGGGCGGCCAGTCCATTGTGAAGATTGGAAAAGAACTTCTAGCCCAACTAAGTAGAGTTTCCATGAGCTATGAACTGAGAGAATAAAATCAGGTCACAAATTAGGTTGCCAAAGTTCACCGAGCTAATTCCCTCCCATTGAATTGGGTTACTAATCTCTCTTATTCtctatgtttaattttatgtcTGGACTTTGTATCTACCGGTGCCCTTCTGTGGATTAGTAATGAAAATCACTAtcttctgacccaaaaaaaaaaacagtaatgaaatttgaaaaatttgggTAATCCTTGGAAAACTCATTATAATAAAACCGCGCGAAGAGAGAACAGATAAGCTCTCTCTTAAACCGCGCCAGCCTTTACATTCTCGCATGGCATCTCCACCacaaaagaaaggaataaaGACAAAAATATATACAGTAAAAACCTAACTTATGTACTAGCTGGATTTACACTGACACATTGTATTTATGGGCATgaattgtcattttttatgGCAAGAAGAGACGAGTCCCAATGAAATTCTCACAGCGAGTGGAAAACGGAATCTAGGAATTTTCTATTTCCCTCTTTTCTAATATGAAGGTCTTGGCGTTCCTTatttaatttcaatattatctttggatTTGGACTTGATTCTCTGGACCTTTAGCCACCTTTCTCGCTTGTCTTACGTGCTTCGTCTTCCAATAAATGAGTCACTAAGCACCTTGGTTTAACTCCCCCAATCACTTGagtcttcttcatgcttcctcctGCTCCCTGCGTGCGCATCTATCCTAGGAGAAGGGCAAAAGTGAGTTGGGTTACTTGTGGAGTTGTTAACAGGTTTGTGTTCTCTCCGCATCCTCGATTTTCTGCTCATTCGAAGTCGTCTTCGATTCAGATGTGCACTTCATTGCCTATCAAACAGCTAGTAAAAAGCAGTTGATTTAGAACTGGGATAACCTGAATTCTTGACCTTTTAATTCAGAACGACaattttttggtcttcaattgaTTTCCGAGGTCACTTTGAGACGGTTCATGGGGATAgtttgcattctttttcttgggtTTTCCATGAGCACAAAATGCTTGCACTTGCAtgcatttctctttctctgtgtCAGCCAACTTCGAACCCGGAAGTGATTCGGCTCCTGAAGATCTGCCGGGGACCCTTTTTGGTTGTGAATTGAACCGTGTGTCGACAACTTATTGATAAGAGTCATGTTGGTTTTGATTTAAACTAGAGATATTTTCAGAGCCCTTCCCACATTTTTTCCCTTCGTATATcaatgtatttttcttttctctatttttgttaCTTTCCTGCAAATGAATGTAGCCTCGATGGATAGAATCTAAATATAATTTGTCGGGCCCATTTCAAGATATTAATATATCTACCAACGAATGCTTGTGACTAGTTTTTCtagtgaaaatttaaaaaaattcaccagGTCGGTGTAACTAACATTATTTGGAAGGATTGATTCACCATAATCACTGACGTATCGCTTCAGAGTCTTTCATTTAAAGTCCTCAAGATATTCCCGGATCAGCTggtttttctgctttttttctGTGCTTTCGATTTCATGTTAAAAGAATTCATTCTGAACCAACAGAACATGGAGGAGTTGAGGCAGAAGATTCTGTGCACTAGCCTGGAGCTCGAGGcagtgaaaatggaaaagagcGAAGAAATTAAAAGGTACAAGGAGAACGTGAAGCACCTGCTCAGCCTCCTGAAGACTGCTTACCAAGAAAGAGATGAAGCCAGAGACCAGCTTCAGAAGCTGATCAACGAGCTCACCTCACAAAGCATCAGTGATATATCATCCTTGTTCTCTCAACGGAAACATCCTGATgacttccttgtgctggtgaAAGCGAACTCAGGCATAACTGAATCAAGCAGCCTCTCCGATTCCTACAACAATCTCCACTCGCGTTGCTCATCCCCTGTGAATTCGTTTCTGGATGCAGTTTCTTCACCCAACTTCTTGTGTTTTAACATGGTCGATTCTGGAAATATGGGCTTCACCAACCAGCCTTATGTTCAGGAATATAATGGTGCTATGACTAGTGGTTCAATCTCCTTGGTGAATGCTAAATTAGACCCAGCATCTGTCATTATCAATGACCTTGTCAAAGGAAAAGCCCTGCCTCAAAAGGGCAGGCTCTTGCAGGCCGTAATGGAGGCCGGTCCTCTACTTCAGACACTCCTCATGGCGGGGCCACTACCTCAGTGGCGGAACCCTTTTCCTCTCCAACCATTCAAAGTCCCGCCAGTTACAGTGAAAAGTTGTGACCTGGCAAATGCTTGTCTCAAACCTGGTGCAAGTCCTAGCAACTACCTGGTGAAAACTATGAATCAATCCCCACATCCTGACGTCTCTCGTGTGTCGTCATATATATGTGCTCAGCCTTGGTGCTGAACTTCGTTTGTGGGGCTGGCCTGTATCAGGGTCATGGGTGTCTATTGCCTTCGGTCAGCTGTGTCGGTAATTGATTGCCTTCGGTCAGCAGTGTCGGGACTCAGATTCCAGTGGGAAAGGGGCAGAGggcatttccttcttttgtttaaGCATTATCCTGGTATGAGGTGTAATTGCATACCTTCGTTGATTTGTCCCGGTGTGAATGGCATATAGTTTCCTACTAGTTAGTTTGTGCAAATGGACGTCTCCTTTGTATATAAAACTCTCATGCATCTGATTATGGCCAACATTTTTCTGAATTTCGACCAGGAAGCTGCGCTGATTTCTTGGTCTTTTGCTTTGCAATGCTTGAACGTCGAGATATAAAAGACGACGATGATTGAATGTTGAAATTCGTCATTTCTTCTTCAGAACTTCCTGGTTTTGATGAGTTTGTCAAGTCCAAGTCACTCTCCGAAGGTCTTGCATAGTGAAAATCGATGCTGTAAAGAATTTGAACTTCTTGCAATCAGAGGGAAGCGGCGAGGGTGCCGTTAATGTCTAAACAATGACAGGTAATATGGCCAATACATATGTCTGATGAATGTCGAGGTTCACCGCAGAATTGATGGAAGGGTATAATTTACATTATTTTGGATTATCATAAAAAAGAACCCTGATGTCATCTACACCATAGACAAACAAATGCAGACATAAATTGAATACACCAACTTGCAGAATCAAAGACTCGAACTGCATTCTCATAACCTCAGTGTAACCAACTGATCTTGAATTCACTCTTTTGGCCGAAAATGAAAACCTTAATTGCTTCGAAAGAATGTTCCACCACATAGAGGACGTGGGACGAATCATTCTGAGCAATGAAGGTGAGCTAGGACGATGACCATCTGGAAGCCATCTGAGCTTAATATTGCAGGAATTGATCCAATTGATACAGACTTCACCACAAGATTCCTTCAAGTCCGCCCTAGATGGCAGCAACCCTCCTTGCTGGAACCACAGGCGATCTCCTTGGTTGTGTTCTTATACAccgtcttcctcctcttcagctACTAATCGATTTCTCCATGCCTTTCGCCTCTCCACCTTCTCAAAAGACCAGGCCCCGAGGTAGGCAGCACCTGAATGATGCCAACCTGGACGACCCATTCCTCCAGTTACACAGCCACGGCTTGGACTCCTTCACCATGCACAACCTGCCAGCCACTCGGTTCTGCCAGAACGAAGTGGAGATGACGAAGCTGAGCATCGGCATCAAGTGCGTGGTCTGCTCGGGAGAGTTTGAGGAAGGAGACTGGTTGAAGCATTTGCCGAACTGCGCTCACTTGTTCCATGTTGCTTGCATCGACACTTGGTTTTCAGCTCCACTCTGATTGTCCGCTGTGCAGGGCGCAAGCGGTGTGCCATTTGAACGTCCAAAGTGAGAGCGTCGTGTCTGTGCAGAGTCCGACAGGGACGCTCGATAGAGAAGACTTCATCCATGAGAGGGCAAGGCCGAGCCATTACCAGAGTTTGAGGTCTCAGATCCTAGAGAAATCAGCGATGGCGAGAGACGCACTGGTGAAACCAACTCATGAAAATGCATACTGCATAGAATGTGATCAGAGAAGCACCTACAATTTTTAGAAGTTTGATCGGGGACATGAAGAATGGGGCAGCTTCACGGAAAGGACTAGCATCCCAAGGGATCTTCAGTCTCCAAAACTCCTAAAAGAAATATTGACCATTTGACAACCATTTTGAATGGGCTTTTTGATCAATGCCGGTCTTGGAAAAACTGAAAACCTAAtgctaaaactaatttttttccttccaaaactatcttcataaattcttcaaatttctggCTTTGTCcctagttaattttttttattaaaaaaaggagaCAACCTTTTGCCAGACCAATGAATGGCTACAGCCGCCGTCAGCCATCAGTTGAGGTCACCCAAGTTCAAGTGACCTTCGGCGAGAGTTGCACAACCCAGCTGAGGGCCACTAGAGGTTGCAcaacctcgggcgaccctcgaTGAGACCCATTCAACCTAGGTGGCGGTCGCTTGGGTCGCATGCCACCGATGGTTCCACGATGACTATAGCCTTTGCCAATCCGGCAAAATAGATAATATACCCAAAGCCTATTGCAAAGTGTTTTTGCCAAatacacattcaactcaaaattcattttcaaagagattttaccaaacacaatttgcatttccctaaTAAGTTTAATTTTAGTATTTGCATTACACCCAAAGCTCATTTATAAAGTTGAACAAAATGCACCTTAAGCGGCTTCATGTGCTTTCTCTTCTACATAATCGCGGAGAATCTTTcagattttctcttttcccttcatCAATCATATTATCATGCTCGTTACCACGGTCGCATCAAGAACACACTAGGAAAACAGGTCGAGAACGGGGGACAGAGATCagcaatcaaaatcaaaatttgccCGATGACGCAGAAATGGGACACACCGTTACTCGACAGTTGATCTTTACATTTTGATCGACGAAACGAACCGAGCCACCATCCCCACCAACACGATAGCCCGTGGACCCTTTGGCTTCCTTTTTTTCCCGATGGCTAATAAGACGGCGAAGAGGATATAATCCCTCTGTCCGTTTTAGACTTACACATGCTGGTCGTAATTTCACTTCTCTAAACTGGCTATGATTTGGTTTGAATTTGATGTCATTTTGATCACACATGTTTACATGCCTTTCTGATATAATATAATACCGAAATCATGTTCATTCTTTGCTAAGAAATTGGGGAACTCTGTTTTAAACGTGCTTGAATTCGTTGGAAGGAGCTCGAACTTGCTGGTTGCTTTGGTTCATCCAATAATCGGAGAAATtgtattttgcttttttggttAGTGACTTACAAGTGTACCGTGTGAACATTGCTGATGTGCCCATTGCATGCGTGCTTGTGTAAATTGGTAATTATGCTGAGTTGCAAGTTCATCTTATGTACATTGCTAGTGCGTTCATTGCAAGCATGTATTTGAGGTGCTGAATTGCATATGCTTTGTGTGACTGTTACTGATATGCTCATTATTTATGTATTCATGCATTATTCTGGCGTCActtaatcattaaaaattgtGCATGATGGGAAAAACATAAGCTCTAAATATTCTTCGTTGATTTTGCTGGATTTTTATTCCTAATGATGCATTTGTCGTATCATTTACTTGTTGAGTGTGGTCTGATATCCGTTGTTAGAAATATGAGCAGTAAGCTTTTCTCAAGCTTATTTTATATAGTGGAATCATAAACTAAGTGGATTTCCCACtatattagaaggatacactAACGCTAATTGGATCTTAAGttcaaataagataaaatccCCTAATAAATACGTGTTCACCTCTGTAACTTGGAAATCAGCCAAAAATATTGT
The nucleotide sequence above comes from Eucalyptus grandis isolate ANBG69807.140 chromosome 2, ASM1654582v1, whole genome shotgun sequence. Encoded proteins:
- the LOC104421028 gene encoding uncharacterized protein LOC104421028; the protein is MEELRQKILCTSLELEAVKMEKSEEIKRYKENVKHLLSLLKTAYQERDEARDQLQKLINELTSQSISDISSLFSQRKHPDDFLVLVKANSGITESSSLSDSYNNLHSRCSSPVNSFLDAVSSPNFLCFNMVDSGNMGFTNQPYVQEYNGAMTSGSISLVNAKLDPASVIINDLVKGKALPQKGRLLQAVMEAGPLLQTLLMAGPLPQWRNPFPLQPFKVPPVTVKSCDLANACLKPGASPSNYLVKTMNQSPHPDVSRVSSYICAQPWC